The following proteins come from a genomic window of Sander vitreus isolate 19-12246 chromosome 14, sanVit1, whole genome shotgun sequence:
- the LOC144528752 gene encoding cell adhesion molecule CEACAM20, translating to MDLFDVKMLLFLLSFIGCCTGQSILPVGPVDATLGTNVTFKTLVNTPGYSFIVWNFNNGGEQVHVATLTVAGVLKVNTPYTGRVTINNTNGFLYLGPVKAGDSGHYSISILSADGTTVTAETLLRVLEPVSDVTITSNMPEAIEYNSTVVLNCSAKGSFLKFAWRMGDTPIVDGNRFTLKQMGLSSTVTIAAVLRTDLVGPIYCTAANQLQSQTSAPFNLTVYYGPEVPVVIVSPPNLDKVIGSQINMSMSCSAISNPPATFTWYHNHQIMENSGPILTLEVIQRHKFGSEEGEYKCKANNAKTGRVVSSAGVSFAVMDAISGAKISGPTDVLIAGNSTVNLSCQATNGTVKTITWHKDGQRLSAGGRLVFFANMSSIMINPLQKEDNGEYRCRLANPIHSVEASYKMVVNYGPEKVEVTGKKAVEVNDNVVLTCSAHSIPHANFTWKFNGTDTGVKTAQFTVEMATTKDTGKYTCEANNAVTGKTAMYTHSLTVQDKGTLQEGLSDGAIAGIIIAILIALAVGIGLIVYCRQKVP from the exons ATGGATCTATTCGACGTTAAGATGCTTCTGTTTCTGCTCTCTTTTATTG GATGCTGTACGGGGCAGAGCATTCTGCCGGTCGGTCCGGTAGACGCAACTTTGGGGACAAATGTGACTTTTAAGACTCTGGTTAACACCCCAGGCTACTCCTTCATAGTCTGGAATTTCAACAACGGGGGTGAACAGGTTCATGTTGCTACACTAACTGTAGCAGGGGTGCTCAAAGTGAACACCCCGTACACTGGGAGAGTGACCATTAACAATACCAACGGCTTCTTGTACCTGGGACCCGTGAAGGCTGGGGATAGCGGGCATTACAGCATCAGTATACTGTCAGCGGACGGTACGACCGTAACAGCAGAGACGCTGCTCCGAGTTCTGG AGCCAGTGTCTGATGTAACCATCACGTCCAACATGCCCGAAGCCATAGAGTACAACAGCACTGTGGTTCTGAACTGCTCCGCCAAAGGCTCCTTCCTCAAGTTTGCCTGGCGCATGGGCGACACGCCCATCGTGGACGGTAATCGCTTCACACTGAAACAG ATGGGATTGTCCAGTACTGTGACCATCGCAGCTGTTCTCAGGACGGACCTGGTTGGCCCCATCTACTGCACGGCTGCTAACCAGCTGCAGAGCCAGACGAGCGCCCCCTTCAACCTCACTGTCTACT ACGGACCCGAAGTACCGGTAGTCATCGTTTCTCCTCCGAACCTTGACAAAGTCATCGGATCCCAAATCAACATGAGCATGTCCTGCTCAGCCATCTCCAATCCGCCCGCCACCTTCACCTGGTACCACAACCATCAGATAATGGAGAACTCGGGTCCCATCCTGACTCTGGAAGTCATACAAAGACACAAATTCGGGAGTGAAGAGGGAGAATACAAATGCAAGGCCAACAACGCAAAGACCGGCCGCGTCGTCTCTTCTGCTGGCGTTTCCTTTGCTGTGATGG ATGCCATCTCAGGTGCTAAAATCAGCGGTCCGACCGATGTCCTCATTGCCGGCAACAGCACGGTCAACCTCAGTTGCCAGGCGACAAACGGCACCGTGAAAACCATAACCTGGCACAAAGACGGCCAACGCCTGTCTGCCGGCGGCCGCCTGGTGTTCTTCGCCAACATGAGCTCCATCATGATCAACCCGCTGCAGAAAGAGGACAACGGCGAGTACAGGTGTCGGCTCGCCAACCCCATCCACTCCGTCGAAGCCTCCTACAAGATGGTGGTCAACT ACGGTCCTGAAAAAGTGGAGGTGACAGGTAAAAAGGCTGTTGAGGTGAACGACAACGTGGTCCTCACCTGCTCTGCTCACTCCATCCCCCATGCAAACTTCACCTGGAAGTTTAACGGCACAGATACCGGTGTCAAAACGGCCCAGTTTACGGTCGAGATGGCTACTACCAAGGACACCGGAAAGTACACATGCGAGGCGAACAACGCTGTCACTGGCAAGACCGCCATGTACACCCACAGCCTGACCGTCCAAG
- the LOC144528753 gene encoding uncharacterized protein LOC144528753 isoform X1, giving the protein MGPLTLGTDAFAGSYNLKQRNSLCGAQVEIFEREWRKLASQDIPSKKAVEECTRPRESDQSEEEMSEKDSEKSGMDRQSVAEDTFLEGGDITLDKTCDVDMVWEPATSAPVNKWPHGVAQQDSSSSDVPQLLVVKDSVPPEQQEGSSRLDQEEPEPPPHIKEEQEELWSSQEGEQLQGPQEADVKFPFTSVTVKSEEDDEEQAQCSQLHENQTEENGEAEHLKTEADGEDCGGPERARNSDPERHSQPDADDESPHSSEPENDDSRDWEETGEPQSALNPLQNNKVLAIDVKTGKTQFSCSVCRKRFSWKNSLVAHMKRHSEGKCFSCSVCKTMFSNKNILLKHMTVHTGEKPFGCPVCRKRFTDHSNLKRHLTLHTGERPFKCPVCSKRFAQKGHLKQHATLHTREKQFGCSVCSKRFSNHSNLRRHLTLHTGEKPFSCPVCSKNFAQRGHLKQHLPVHTGEKPFSCSVCSKTFTQKHHVTQHLPVHTGDKPFSCPVCCKTFTKKQYVEKHKCVGESSRKK; this is encoded by the exons atgggaccatTAACATTGGGAACTGATGCTTTCGCGGGTAGTTACAATCTTAAACAAAGGAATTCTCTGTGTGGTGCACAAGTTGAGATTTTTGAGAGAGAATGGCGAAAATTAGCAAGTCAAGATATACCCTCCAAGAAAGCAGTGGAAGAATGTACTCGGCCACGTGAAAGCGACCAGTCAGAGGAGGAAATGTCTGAGAAAGACAGTGAAAAGTCTGGCATGGACAGACAGTCCGTGGCAGAGGACACGTTCCTAGAGGGAGGAGACATTACTCTCGACAA GACATGTGATGTCGATATGGTTTGGGAGCCTGCTACATCTGCACCAGTGAACAAGTGGCCACATGGAGTGGCGCAGCAGGACAGTTCATCATCAG ACGTCCCGCAGCTGTTAGTGGTTAAAGATTCAgttccccctgagcagcaggagggGAGCTCCAGACTGGACCaggaggagccagagccccccccacacattaaagaggaacaggaggaactctggagcagtcaggagggagagcaacTCCAAGGGCCACAGGAGGCGGACGTCAAGTTCCCGTTCACTTCTGTcactgtgaagagtgaagaagaTGATGAGGAGCAAGCTCAGTGCTCGCAGCTTCACGAAAACCAAACTGAAGAGAACGGAGAGGCAGAGCATTtgaaaacagaagctgatggagaggactgtggaggaccagaacgaGCCAGGAACTCAGATCCAGAGAGACATTCACAACCAGATGCCGATGACGAGAGTCCACACTCCTCCGAACCTGAGAATGACGACAGTAGAGATTGGGAGGAAACTGgggaacctcagtcagctttaaacccTCTGCAAAACAATAAAGTCCTTGCGATTGATGTGAAGACAGGAAAAACCCAATTTAGTTGCTCGGTTTGTCGTAAAAGATTTTCCTGGAAGAACTCCTTAGTGGCTCACATGAAACGTCATTCAGAAGGAAAGtgtttcagctgctcagtttgtaaaaCAATGTTcagtaacaaaaacattttgctgAAACACATGACCGTCCATACTGGGGAAAAACCATTCGGCTGTCCAGTATGTCGTAAAAGATTCACAGACCACAGTAATCTGAAAAGACACCTGACCCTCCACACCGGAGAACGACCGTTTAAGTGTCCAGTTTGTAGTAAAAGATTCGCACAAAAGGGACATCTGAAACAACACGCGACTCTCCACACGCGGGAGAAACAATTTGGTTGTTCAGTTTGCAGTAAAAGGTTCTCAAACCACAGCAACCTAAGACGCCACTTGACGCTCCACACCGGGGAGAAACCGTTTAGTTGTCCAGTTTGTAGTAAAAACTTCGCACAAAGGGGACACCTGAAACAGCACTTGCCTGTCCACACGGGGGAGAAACCGTTCAGTTGTTCAGTTTGCAGTAAAACGTTCACGCAGAAGCATCACGTGACACAGCACTTGCCTGTCCACACGGGGGACAAGCCGTTCAGTTGTCCAGTTTGTTGTaaaacattcacaaaaaagcagtatgtcgaaaaacacaAGTGTGTTGGGGAGAGCAGCAGAAAGAAGTGA
- the LOC144528753 gene encoding uncharacterized protein LOC144528753 isoform X2 — MSQVQMLRAFVKQRLTAAAEEIFERVVRTIAEYEEELKSSSKEIHRQQKLLDAVLNPEVRLHRADVPQLLVVKDSVPPEQQEGSSRLDQEEPEPPPHIKEEQEELWSSQEGEQLQGPQEADVKFPFTSVTVKSEEDDEEQAQCSQLHENQTEENGEAEHLKTEADGEDCGGPERARNSDPERHSQPDADDESPHSSEPENDDSRDWEETGEPQSALNPLQNNKVLAIDVKTGKTQFSCSVCRKRFSWKNSLVAHMKRHSEGKCFSCSVCKTMFSNKNILLKHMTVHTGEKPFGCPVCRKRFTDHSNLKRHLTLHTGERPFKCPVCSKRFAQKGHLKQHATLHTREKQFGCSVCSKRFSNHSNLRRHLTLHTGEKPFSCPVCSKNFAQRGHLKQHLPVHTGEKPFSCSVCSKTFTQKHHVTQHLPVHTGDKPFSCPVCCKTFTKKQYVEKHKCVGESSRKK; from the exons ATGTCTCAAGTTCAAATGCTGAGAGCTTTTGTGAAGCAGCGactaactgcggctgctgaagagatatttgAGCGGGTTGTAAGAAcgatagcagagtacgaggaggaACTTAAGTCCAGTTCAAAAGAGATTCACCGACAACAGAAACTACTGGACGCTGTTCTCAACCCTGAAGtccggttacacagagcag ACGTCCCGCAGCTGTTAGTGGTTAAAGATTCAgttccccctgagcagcaggagggGAGCTCCAGACTGGACCaggaggagccagagccccccccacacattaaagaggaacaggaggaactctggagcagtcaggagggagagcaacTCCAAGGGCCACAGGAGGCGGACGTCAAGTTCCCGTTCACTTCTGTcactgtgaagagtgaagaagaTGATGAGGAGCAAGCTCAGTGCTCGCAGCTTCACGAAAACCAAACTGAAGAGAACGGAGAGGCAGAGCATTtgaaaacagaagctgatggagaggactgtggaggaccagaacgaGCCAGGAACTCAGATCCAGAGAGACATTCACAACCAGATGCCGATGACGAGAGTCCACACTCCTCCGAACCTGAGAATGACGACAGTAGAGATTGGGAGGAAACTGgggaacctcagtcagctttaaacccTCTGCAAAACAATAAAGTCCTTGCGATTGATGTGAAGACAGGAAAAACCCAATTTAGTTGCTCGGTTTGTCGTAAAAGATTTTCCTGGAAGAACTCCTTAGTGGCTCACATGAAACGTCATTCAGAAGGAAAGtgtttcagctgctcagtttgtaaaaCAATGTTcagtaacaaaaacattttgctgAAACACATGACCGTCCATACTGGGGAAAAACCATTCGGCTGTCCAGTATGTCGTAAAAGATTCACAGACCACAGTAATCTGAAAAGACACCTGACCCTCCACACCGGAGAACGACCGTTTAAGTGTCCAGTTTGTAGTAAAAGATTCGCACAAAAGGGACATCTGAAACAACACGCGACTCTCCACACGCGGGAGAAACAATTTGGTTGTTCAGTTTGCAGTAAAAGGTTCTCAAACCACAGCAACCTAAGACGCCACTTGACGCTCCACACCGGGGAGAAACCGTTTAGTTGTCCAGTTTGTAGTAAAAACTTCGCACAAAGGGGACACCTGAAACAGCACTTGCCTGTCCACACGGGGGAGAAACCGTTCAGTTGTTCAGTTTGCAGTAAAACGTTCACGCAGAAGCATCACGTGACACAGCACTTGCCTGTCCACACGGGGGACAAGCCGTTCAGTTGTCCAGTTTGTTGTaaaacattcacaaaaaagcagtatgtcgaaaaacacaAGTGTGTTGGGGAGAGCAGCAGAAAGAAGTGA
- the LOC144528753 gene encoding uncharacterized protein LOC144528753 isoform X3 yields MVWEPATSAPVNKWPHGVAQQDSSSSDVPQLLVVKDSVPPEQQEGSSRLDQEEPEPPPHIKEEQEELWSSQEGEQLQGPQEADVKFPFTSVTVKSEEDDEEQAQCSQLHENQTEENGEAEHLKTEADGEDCGGPERARNSDPERHSQPDADDESPHSSEPENDDSRDWEETGEPQSALNPLQNNKVLAIDVKTGKTQFSCSVCRKRFSWKNSLVAHMKRHSEGKCFSCSVCKTMFSNKNILLKHMTVHTGEKPFGCPVCRKRFTDHSNLKRHLTLHTGERPFKCPVCSKRFAQKGHLKQHATLHTREKQFGCSVCSKRFSNHSNLRRHLTLHTGEKPFSCPVCSKNFAQRGHLKQHLPVHTGEKPFSCSVCSKTFTQKHHVTQHLPVHTGDKPFSCPVCCKTFTKKQYVEKHKCVGESSRKK; encoded by the exons ATGGTTTGGGAGCCTGCTACATCTGCACCAGTGAACAAGTGGCCACATGGAGTGGCGCAGCAGGACAGTTCATCATCAG ACGTCCCGCAGCTGTTAGTGGTTAAAGATTCAgttccccctgagcagcaggagggGAGCTCCAGACTGGACCaggaggagccagagccccccccacacattaaagaggaacaggaggaactctggagcagtcaggagggagagcaacTCCAAGGGCCACAGGAGGCGGACGTCAAGTTCCCGTTCACTTCTGTcactgtgaagagtgaagaagaTGATGAGGAGCAAGCTCAGTGCTCGCAGCTTCACGAAAACCAAACTGAAGAGAACGGAGAGGCAGAGCATTtgaaaacagaagctgatggagaggactgtggaggaccagaacgaGCCAGGAACTCAGATCCAGAGAGACATTCACAACCAGATGCCGATGACGAGAGTCCACACTCCTCCGAACCTGAGAATGACGACAGTAGAGATTGGGAGGAAACTGgggaacctcagtcagctttaaacccTCTGCAAAACAATAAAGTCCTTGCGATTGATGTGAAGACAGGAAAAACCCAATTTAGTTGCTCGGTTTGTCGTAAAAGATTTTCCTGGAAGAACTCCTTAGTGGCTCACATGAAACGTCATTCAGAAGGAAAGtgtttcagctgctcagtttgtaaaaCAATGTTcagtaacaaaaacattttgctgAAACACATGACCGTCCATACTGGGGAAAAACCATTCGGCTGTCCAGTATGTCGTAAAAGATTCACAGACCACAGTAATCTGAAAAGACACCTGACCCTCCACACCGGAGAACGACCGTTTAAGTGTCCAGTTTGTAGTAAAAGATTCGCACAAAAGGGACATCTGAAACAACACGCGACTCTCCACACGCGGGAGAAACAATTTGGTTGTTCAGTTTGCAGTAAAAGGTTCTCAAACCACAGCAACCTAAGACGCCACTTGACGCTCCACACCGGGGAGAAACCGTTTAGTTGTCCAGTTTGTAGTAAAAACTTCGCACAAAGGGGACACCTGAAACAGCACTTGCCTGTCCACACGGGGGAGAAACCGTTCAGTTGTTCAGTTTGCAGTAAAACGTTCACGCAGAAGCATCACGTGACACAGCACTTGCCTGTCCACACGGGGGACAAGCCGTTCAGTTGTCCAGTTTGTTGTaaaacattcacaaaaaagcagtatgtcgaaaaacacaAGTGTGTTGGGGAGAGCAGCAGAAAGAAGTGA